Part of the Tolypothrix sp. PCC 7910 genome, GAAATTGCACCAGAAAGTTGAATCAAGGGTAAATTGATAAAAAATGATGTCAGCACAACTTGCTGCTGAGTACGGCAAACTGTAGCTAACATGATTCCAATACCAATTCCGACAAATAAATATAGTCCTGATAAGGTTAAAAATAGGAAAAGATTACCACGAAAAGGGACGCTAAATACTAGTCTGCCTATACTTAAAGCTAAAATTACATCGCCCATTAGTAACACAAATAAAGGCACAATTTTAGCTAGTAAAATCTCCCAGGCTTCTGCAGGAGTCATTAATAATTGCTCTAATGTACCTGTATCTTTTTCTCTCACAACTGTGATTGAAGAGACTAAAGAACTAATTAGTGTTAAAACTAATCCTAAAACTCCTGGGATGAAAAACCAACTACTTTTTAATCCCGGATTATAAAGAAAAGTTGTTTGGGGAGTAATTAATGGCGGGGCTTGATTAGATGATAAGCGACGGCTAAATTGATTGATCATCTGATTGAGATAACCTTGAGCGATACCTGCTGTATTTGCATCAACTGCGTCAATCAAAATCTGCACTTCTCCAGATTTATCTTCTGATATATTACGTTTAAAATCTGGTGGAATGATTAAACCTGCGGTGATTTTGCCTTGGCGTACTTGTTCGCCTAAATCTTGAGCATTGTATAGATATTCTTCTAGGGTAAAGACTTTATTGACTGTTAATACAGAAACTAATTCTCTACTTTCATAGGTATTGGCATAATCGACTACTCCTAATTTGAGATAATGCACATCTGGATTAAGAGCAAAGCCATACAGTAGCATTTGGATAGTTGGAGGGATAATTAATAATACTAATGTTTCCCGACTCCGTAAGATTTGGCGAAATTCTTTAGTCGCTAAACTCCAGAATCGGCTATTAAATAAGGTTTGAATCCAGTCCATAGTGATGTGAGGAGATTTTATTATTTAAACGCAAAGGAGCGCAAAGTTTGACGCAAAAGTACGCAGAGGTTTGATTTAAGGATTACATCTTTAAAATTAACGAGACTGGAGTTACTGGGACAATATGATATTAGGAAGGTTTGGTGATGGGGAAGAGTTGATTTTTGAAATCGAATTGATTGCTACTAATGGATTTGAATCACCAATCCCAGGATCAAAGTTAACTTCTTCTCTATGTTTCATCAACTCTCTTCCTCCCAATCCTCAATCTGTAACCCATTCACTCGCCCAAATTCCCGCGTATTATGGGTGACCAAAATTAAATTATTCGCCATTGCAATAGCAGCAATCTGCACGTCATAAGGGCCAATCGGTGTACCACTAGCAGCTAATTCTGCCCTTAGTCTCCCTGCTATGATTGCGGCGGCTGAATCTAAATGTATGATATTAAACTGACTAAAAAAACGTTGTAATATTGCTAAATTTCTCTCCAGTTGAACGCTACGGTAAGCACCATAATAAAGTTCTAATTGGGTAATCGTAGAAATTACAATATCTTCTGGTTGTAAGGATGCCAGACGATTTGTTACCGCCAGACTGCTGTTATTGATTAAGCGGATACAAACATTTGAATCTAGCAGATAAGTCAAAATAGCTGCTCCCTAATTTCATAATCTCCCTGGGATGGTCGTTCTAGAGGTTCTCCTACCCACCCACCGATTACCTCCTCAAAAAAGCCAGGCATCCAGCCCCTTTGCTCTGGTGTTTTTAGCTGAGTTTGTGTTTCTAGTGTTTGATAAATCACCATAATTTCCACTTCTTTATCTGTTATTCCCACTGGGATATCTAAATGTAAAACTCCATCTGCACCAATACGCTTTTTAAATTTAATACTATGCATAGCTAATTCACCTTTATATAGTGGATTGAATACTTATTCACTAGCATTTGATGACGGCAGGTTTGCTTTCATTCTAGAAGCAAAATAAGTTTTTTTGCATCCGTAGTTATCATTGTTCATCCGTTGTAAAACCTCACCCGGTTGTTTATACATTAATTCTGCTAATCGGCAGTGTGAGCTAATCTAAAAGTTGCATTCGCTTTAAAATGCGACGTGCAGCGTTAAATAGTAATAATCCTAAAATAATTAGCATTACTATGGAAAACCAAACACCTACCCAGCCAGTACCGCGCACGTAAGCATCACGGGTAATTGTAATATAGTACCTAGCGGGAATGATTGCAGAAAATAGTGAGAGGGGAAATGGTATATTACTGAGAGGATAAATGAATCCCGATAGTAGTAAAGCTGTCAAGAAGCCTAATAAGGCTACAGCTTGAACAGCAGAATTTTGATTAGGGACTTGCACACCAATTAATAAACCAAACATGACACTATCTATTAAAAATAATAGTGTTCCTATTAATAAAGAAGTTGGTTCTACTACCCAAGATAATTGCCAAACTATGGCACTGATCAGCATAATAACTATGGCTATGCAGATACCAATTAGTAGGTAAGCTAAACCTTTGCCTAAAAGTAATTCTTCAGCAGTGAGACTGGAGGCATAAACTTGTAAGATTGTACCTTTTTCTTTTTCGCGTACCATAGCAACTGCTGTTAATAATGAGGGATAAATCCAAAAAATAACAGCATAAATACCAGGTACAATGTACAAAGATTCTTTTCTCCCTGGATTGAACCAGAGGCGGATATGAGCAATGATTTTATCAAATGAAGATTGCAAACCTGAATCTCTTAAAAAAAATCTTGTAGTTGCTTGAATACTATTTTTGATAATCCGCGCATTATTAACATCAGTTCCATCTACTAAGACTTGGACATCAGTACTTAAACCTGATTTGATGCGACGGCTAAAATCTGGAGGAATGACAACAGCAGCTTTCGCTAATCCTTTATCAATGGCTGTTTGAGGATTGCGGATTTCTGGACTGTCATGTGTAGGGAAAAAAGGAAAACTAGAATTTTGAATAGGTTCAAATTGATTCGTAGCAAATAAGCGCTCAATATAGCTACGGCTGAGAGGACTGTTATCAAAATCTTGGATAAATAACGGAATATTTTTCGATTCCAGACGAATCACAAAACCAAAAATAATTAAGGTGATTAATGGTAATAGAAATGCCAACGCTAAAGACAGGCGATCGCGCCTAAATTGTGCTAACTCTTTGCGACATTGGGATAAAATTCTTTTCATTTGTCATTTGTCATTTGTCATTTGTCATTTGTCATTTGTCATTTGTCATTTGGTAATTGGTAATGGGAATTTCTCCCCTTGTCCCCTTGTCTCCCAGTCCCCAATCCCCAATCCCTAATCCCCAGTCCCCCCTATACGCTGTACTATGCCAATGAAAGCATCTTCGAGGGAGAAGGGGATGGAGCGCAGGGAATGAATATTGATACTATTATTTTCGAGAGTTGAGCGAATATGGGAAATTTCGGAGTCGGGATGATCGAGAACTAGGTGGAGGCGATCGCCAAAAATGGAGACTCGCCATGCTGCTAATTGTGTTTTCAGTAAATTAGAGGCTGTTTGTGTTTTGTCGGTGACTATTTCTATTAATTGTCCTGGTTGAGCGGCTTTGATTTCGCTGGGTGAACCTTGAACTACTACTTCACCTGCTACCATAAAGCCCATGCGGTTACATTGTTCGGCTTCCTCTAAATAATGGGTTGTTACTAGTATTGCTGTACCGGATCTGGCAAACTCATTAATTAAGCGCCAAAATTGACGACGCGCTAAGGGGTCTACCCCTGATGTGGGTTCGTCTAAAAAGAGAATTTCAGGTTCATGCATCACAGAAGCACCAAAGGCAACGCGTTGCTTCCAACCTCCTGGGAGTTGTCCGGTAAGCATATTTTCTCTACCCACTAAGCCACAAGTCGCCAATACCCAATCAATTTTTCTGCGCCGTAATCTTCGAGGTACGCCGTAAACTCCACAATAAAATTCGAGATTTTGGATAATAGTTAAATCATCATAGAGTGTAAATTTTTGGCTCATGTAACCAATGCGTTGTCGTAAAGCACTGCTACGTAAATTTTGAGTTTGTCCCGCTAAGGTAATATTTCCTGATGTTGGTTCTAATAAGCCGCAGAGAATTTTAATTGTAGTTGTTTTACCTGCGCCATTTGCTCCTAGTAATCCATAAATTTCGCCATAGCGAATTTCTAAATCTACACCTTTAACTGCGACAAAATCCCCAAAGACTTTTCTTAAATTATTCGCGCCAATCGCCACAGAATCAAAATTATTTACCCTATCCCCAGTCCCCATTCCCCAGTCCCCAGTCACTTTTTTTGTACGTGGAAAAGGAATAAATTCCGGGTCGTTTCCAGATGCACGTAAACGGGTGACAAAAACATTTTCTAGGGTTGCATCTGCAGCTTGAATGTTGTCTAGTTGTAATTTGTTTTGTGTAAAAATTTTCTCGACTGCGGCTTGTGCTGTAACGATGTCTTTTGCTAAAACATCTAACCTATCGCCAAAAGTTTGGATATCGACAATAGATGTTTGAGTATTATTGCTGGCTTCATGTAATACTTTCTCTGCGGCTTCTATGTGATTGGTGCGAACTTCTAAACGTTGTAAACCTAAGCTTTCACGCAACTGCGAAAGGGTACCAACTTGCTGAATTTCTCCCTCATACATTAAAGCAATGCGATCGCATCTCTCGGCTTCATCAAGATAAGGTGTAGCAACTACTACAGTCACACCTTCCGCCGCAATCGCTGCTAAAACATCCCAAAATTCCCGCCGCGATACTGGGTCAACTCCTGTAGTCGGTTCATCTAACAACAAAATTTCTGGTTGAGAAATCAACGCACAACATAAAGCCAACTTCTGTTTCATACCACCGGAGAGACGACCCGCCAAGCGATCGCCAAATTTCTCCAAACTCATTAATCGCAGGTATTTCTTGCGACGCTGTACAAAAACATTCTCAGGAACTTCACGCAAGCCAGCGCTATAACGGAGATTTTCATCAATGCTGAGGTCAAGATACAAAGAAAATTGCTGTGTCAGGTAACCAATAGATAACCGTGCATCCCGGGGAGGTTTACCTAAAATCTGGATATTCCCAGCCGATGCTTCCATTACTCCACCTAAAATGTGGAATGTCGTAGTTTTTCCCGCACCATCAGGGCCAATTAAGCCAAAAATTTCTCCCTGCGTGACAGCAAAATTAATCCCCTTAACAGCAACTAATTTGCCGTAGCGTTTTTGTAAAGCCTCCACTTGAATTACGACACATTTGTCATTTGTCATTTGTCATTTGTCATTGGTCATTTGTCATTGGTCATTGGTCATTAGAGTCCACAATTGTAGAGACGCGATTCATCGCGTCTTTACTCAAGCGAAAAGGTGCAAGTGTTAGATTCAAAGGTGCAATTTCCGAGTAAAAAGCTGCAAGTTTCAAGCAAAAAGGTACAACTGTCGGGTTCAAAGGTGCAAGTTCCAAGCAAAAAGCTATAACTGTCAGGTTCCAAGGTGCAACTTCCAGGCTCAAAGGTACAACCTCCAAGCAAAAAGCCGCAACTGTCAGCTGCAAAGCTGCAACTCCCGAGCAAAAAGCCGCAACTGTCAGCCTCAAAAGCTCAATTGTCAAGCTCAAAGGCTCAAACTACATCCTCCTTACCTCACAAATTCTCTTCCTTTTGTCTTCCTTCTCTCCCTATCCTCTTCATTTCTCCGCCTCCGATGAAATATCAATCTCCGCATCTGCCGCCATTCCAGGTTTAGCAAATCCTTCGGGGTTGTCGATAGTAATTTTCACACCAAAGACTTGTTTAACTCGGTCTTGTTGGAAATAAATATTCTCTGGGGTAAAAGAAGCTTGGGTATCAATAGCAGCAACTTTGGCACTCAGGGGTTTTTTGAGTGCTGAGTCTATAAATATCTTGGCTTCTTGACCGACGCGTACTTTCCCAATATCGCCTTGGGGAATAAAAGCACGGAGATAGACTGTTTTGGGATCAATTATTGTCAGGAGAGTTTTGCCAGTAGTTACAACTGCACCGGGTTCTACACTCCGGCTGACAACTACGCCGTTAATCGGACTGATGACGTTGAGGTCGGCAATTTTGGCTTTCATCTCCTGCTGAGAGGCTTTGGCATTGGCGACATCAGCTTGTGCGGCGGCGAGTTTCAAGCGAGTTTGCGCCAATTGCGTGTTTAAGCCAGTCAATTGAGTACTGCGAATAGAGGGGTTTAATCCGGTACTTTGAGCTTGGGTTAATTGTCCTTGAGCTGAATTAACTAATTTGCGGAAAGAATCGACAGCCGCTTGACGGGATCTGAGGTTAGCTAAGGCAGTTTCCCAGCTAGTTTGCGCTTGATCGTATTGTTGCCTAGTTACAGCTCCCTGATTTACCAATCTAGCGTAGCGATCGCGGTTCATTTGCGCCAATTTCAATTCAGATTTGGCTTGTTCCACATTTGCGATCGCTTGATTTAGCTGCGCCTGGCTGGAAGCTACTGATGATTCCGCCTGAAAAATCCGACCTCTAGCATCTCCCAAAGCCTGTTTTAAGGTCAATTGATTTTCTACAATTTGACTTTCTAAAATACTAATTTGCAAGCGTGCTTGTTCTTCTTGCTTTTGCATAGCATCCACACGCGCCAATGCACCTTTAAGTTGAGCTTGTATCTCTGCGTCGTCTAGCTTGACAATAACTTGATCCTTACGGACTTCATCACCTTCTCGCACCGCTACAAAATCAATTCGTCCTGGTACTTTAGCGCCAATATCCGTTTCATAACCTTCAATCCGACCATTTACCCGTAGTGGCTTCGCTTCTGAGTTGGATGAAACCAAATAGGAGGTGAACACCCCAATACCTGTGATTAATAAGCCTAAAGGTATCAACAACCGAGGAGAAAATTTGTGTTTGCCTTTAGCTGCTGTACCAGTGTCAAAAGGTTCTTGAGGGGGTGAGAGTGGCTGAGCCATATATTTTAGGGTTCACAATGATATAAAAAGAGAAATGACCGTTCTGTCTGCACACAGGTTATAGCAAGTTTTTATCACATCCGGCTAATACACGTGCCGATGATAGTTTGACATATTACCAACTCAAGCACCCAAATTATTCATCATTTGACATCTGAGATATTTTCTTCAATAGAGAAAAGTGCTAGTACCGCAAGGCGAAATTCAAAATTCGTCTTCTCCCAAAGGGAGAGGCTACGCCAAGGAAAGTTTGACGGCAATTGCTACAAGTCGGGGAACCGCAAGGGCGCACTGCCCCCTGCCAAAAAAGCGATAGTATATTTTTTAGTTGTAAATCTCTTAATCAAGCTCAATTACGACTTTGCCAAAGTGTGAAGCACTTTTGAGATAACGGTAAGCTTCCTGAGCTTGGGTAAAAGGGAAAATTCTATCAATCACTGGCTGTAATTGCGAATCTTGTATTACCTGATTCATCGCCTCAAACATTTTGCGGCTACCAACATAAATACCTTGCAGTGTTATGCTCTTGAAAAGTATAGGCATAGGGTCAATTTCATTTCCTCTGCCTGAGAGTACGCCAATTAAGCTGACACGTCCCCCAACCCTAACAGCTTGTAAAGATTTAGGTAATGTACCTGCACCACCTACTTCTACTACATGATCTACACCTATGCGATCGGTCATTGCAAAGACCTGCTTTTCCCAATCTGGGGTTGCTTTATAGTTGATGGTTTGATCTGCACCCAAAACTAAAGCCTGTGCTAACTTATGATCGCTGCTGGAACTGAGGATTACTTTCGCACCAAATATTTTGGCAAACTGCAGCGCAAAAATCGATACTCCACCTGTGCCCAGCAATAATACAGTATTACCTTCCGTAATATTGCCTTTAGTAACTAGGGCGTGCCACGCTGTAACTGCGGCGCAGGGTAAAGTTGCACCTTGAATATAAGATATATGATTAGGTAATATTACTAGCCCATCTTGGTTTAAAACCACATACTCAGACAGCATTCCATCAATACCACCGCCTAAGTCAGATTTCATTTTTTCTCTGGTTAAAGCGCCAGAAATCCAGTCTTGGAAGAAGATACCCGCGACGCGATCGCCTACTTTGACTCTTGTTACCCCTTCTCCGATTGCTACCACTTCCCCCGCACCATCAGACATGGGAACCAGAGGATATTTCACCCCCGCACCGTAAGCACCCTCAGCCACCAGCAAGTCACGGTAATTTAAGGCTGTGGCTTTGATTTTAATCAAAACTTGTCCCGCACCTGGTTGGGGTTCTGGGCGATCGATTAACGTCAGTGCATCAATCCCCGCATTACTTTGAAGTACGTAGGCTTTCATCAAATTCCTCCTAGACGAAAATCACAAAAAAACTCAAACTCAGGTAATTTTGTATAACAAAAATAGCAGTAAAAATTAGCCCCAATCCCTAACTTCGAACTCCTAACTCTAAAAGTTCTGTGGTGGCTGATAACAATTTTCCTAGTTCAACTGGCTTCGCTAAGTGCATTTGAAACCCAGCATCCAGCGCTTGTTTTTGGTTCATTTCTCCAGCAAAAGCAGTGAGTGCGATCGCAGGTATTTTTCCTCCTTTTTCCGGTGGCATAGTGCGAATTAAACGTATTAGCATATAGC contains:
- a CDS encoding NAD(P)-dependent alcohol dehydrogenase, producing MKAYVLQSNAGIDALTLIDRPEPQPGAGQVLIKIKATALNYRDLLVAEGAYGAGVKYPLVPMSDGAGEVVAIGEGVTRVKVGDRVAGIFFQDWISGALTREKMKSDLGGGIDGMLSEYVVLNQDGLVILPNHISYIQGATLPCAAVTAWHALVTKGNITEGNTVLLLGTGGVSIFALQFAKIFGAKVILSSSSDHKLAQALVLGADQTINYKATPDWEKQVFAMTDRIGVDHVVEVGGAGTLPKSLQAVRVGGRVSLIGVLSGRGNEIDPMPILFKSITLQGIYVGSRKMFEAMNQVIQDSQLQPVIDRIFPFTQAQEAYRYLKSASHFGKVVIELD
- a CDS encoding type II toxin-antitoxin system VapC family toxin, with the protein product MTYLLDSNVCIRLINNSSLAVTNRLASLQPEDIVISTITQLELYYGAYRSVQLERNLAILQRFFSQFNIIHLDSAAAIIAGRLRAELAASGTPIGPYDVQIAAIAMANNLILVTHNTREFGRVNGLQIEDWEEES
- a CDS encoding HlyD family secretion protein; translated protein: MAQPLSPPQEPFDTGTAAKGKHKFSPRLLIPLGLLITGIGVFTSYLVSSNSEAKPLRVNGRIEGYETDIGAKVPGRIDFVAVREGDEVRKDQVIVKLDDAEIQAQLKGALARVDAMQKQEEQARLQISILESQIVENQLTLKQALGDARGRIFQAESSVASSQAQLNQAIANVEQAKSELKLAQMNRDRYARLVNQGAVTRQQYDQAQTSWETALANLRSRQAAVDSFRKLVNSAQGQLTQAQSTGLNPSIRSTQLTGLNTQLAQTRLKLAAAQADVANAKASQQEMKAKIADLNVISPINGVVVSRSVEPGAVVTTGKTLLTIIDPKTVYLRAFIPQGDIGKVRVGQEAKIFIDSALKKPLSAKVAAIDTQASFTPENIYFQQDRVKQVFGVKITIDNPEGFAKPGMAADAEIDISSEAEK
- a CDS encoding ATP-binding cassette domain-containing protein, which codes for MTNDKCVVIQVEALQKRYGKLVAVKGINFAVTQGEIFGLIGPDGAGKTTTFHILGGVMEASAGNIQILGKPPRDARLSIGYLTQQFSLYLDLSIDENLRYSAGLREVPENVFVQRRKKYLRLMSLEKFGDRLAGRLSGGMKQKLALCCALISQPEILLLDEPTTGVDPVSRREFWDVLAAIAAEGVTVVVATPYLDEAERCDRIALMYEGEIQQVGTLSQLRESLGLQRLEVRTNHIEAAEKVLHEASNNTQTSIVDIQTFGDRLDVLAKDIVTAQAAVEKIFTQNKLQLDNIQAADATLENVFVTRLRASGNDPEFIPFPRTKKVTGDWGMGTGDRVNNFDSVAIGANNLRKVFGDFVAVKGVDLEIRYGEIYGLLGANGAGKTTTIKILCGLLEPTSGNITLAGQTQNLRSSALRQRIGYMSQKFTLYDDLTIIQNLEFYCGVYGVPRRLRRRKIDWVLATCGLVGRENMLTGQLPGGWKQRVAFGASVMHEPEILFLDEPTSGVDPLARRQFWRLINEFARSGTAILVTTHYLEEAEQCNRMGFMVAGEVVVQGSPSEIKAAQPGQLIEIVTDKTQTASNLLKTQLAAWRVSIFGDRLHLVLDHPDSEISHIRSTLENNSINIHSLRSIPFSLEDAFIGIVQRIGGTGD
- a CDS encoding ABC transporter permease gives rise to the protein MDWIQTLFNSRFWSLATKEFRQILRSRETLVLLIIPPTIQMLLYGFALNPDVHYLKLGVVDYANTYESRELVSVLTVNKVFTLEEYLYNAQDLGEQVRQGKITAGLIIPPDFKRNISEDKSGEVQILIDAVDANTAGIAQGYLNQMINQFSRRLSSNQAPPLITPQTTFLYNPGLKSSWFFIPGVLGLVLTLISSLVSSITVVREKDTGTLEQLLMTPAEAWEILLAKIVPLFVLLMGDVILALSIGRLVFSVPFRGNLFLFLTLSGLYLFVGIGIGIMLATVCRTQQQVVLTSFFINLPLIQLSGAISPIESMPIFFKYVSLLDPLRHYIEIVRGILLKGVGLEVLWTHAIALFLFATLLLSISINQFRRQLS
- a CDS encoding ABC transporter permease, producing the protein MKRILSQCRKELAQFRRDRLSLALAFLLPLITLIIFGFVIRLESKNIPLFIQDFDNSPLSRSYIERLFATNQFEPIQNSSFPFFPTHDSPEIRNPQTAIDKGLAKAAVVIPPDFSRRIKSGLSTDVQVLVDGTDVNNARIIKNSIQATTRFFLRDSGLQSSFDKIIAHIRLWFNPGRKESLYIVPGIYAVIFWIYPSLLTAVAMVREKEKGTILQVYASSLTAEELLLGKGLAYLLIGICIAIVIMLISAIVWQLSWVVEPTSLLIGTLLFLIDSVMFGLLIGVQVPNQNSAVQAVALLGFLTALLLSGFIYPLSNIPFPLSLFSAIIPARYYITITRDAYVRGTGWVGVWFSIVMLIILGLLLFNAARRILKRMQLLD